From a region of the Catalinimonas alkaloidigena genome:
- a CDS encoding cell division ATP-binding protein FtsE, producing the protein MSMTNDTVISVRDASIFQTDTAVLENVNFDVLKGEFAYLIGRTGSGKSSLLKTLYGDLPLRLGDAMVAGYSLRKLSRKQVPFLRRKIGIVFQDFQLLPDRTVADNLQFVMRATGWNDRSKMKKRLLDVLMRVGLGSVETKMPHQLSGGEQQRVVIARALLNEPAIILADEPTGNLDPEVAEGILRVFQEINRSGTAVLMATHNYQFVEHHKARLLKCERGHLLDSAKETVRLSNA; encoded by the coding sequence TTGAGTATGACCAACGATACGGTCATCAGCGTGCGCGATGCTTCCATTTTTCAGACGGATACGGCCGTGCTGGAAAACGTAAACTTTGATGTGCTCAAAGGCGAATTCGCCTACCTGATCGGGCGGACCGGCAGCGGCAAGAGCTCGCTCCTCAAGACGCTCTACGGCGACCTGCCGCTGCGGCTAGGCGATGCCATGGTGGCCGGGTATTCGCTGCGAAAACTTTCGCGCAAGCAGGTGCCTTTTCTGCGCCGGAAAATCGGCATCGTTTTTCAGGATTTCCAACTCCTTCCCGACCGTACGGTGGCCGATAATCTCCAGTTTGTGATGCGTGCAACGGGCTGGAACGACCGTTCTAAAATGAAGAAGCGCCTGCTCGATGTGCTGATGCGCGTCGGCCTGGGCTCGGTCGAAACCAAAATGCCGCACCAACTGTCGGGTGGCGAACAACAGCGCGTGGTGATTGCCCGGGCCCTGCTCAATGAACCCGCCATTATTCTTGCAGATGAACCCACCGGCAACCTCGATCCAGAAGTGGCCGAAGGCATTCTCCGCGTTTTTCAGGAAATCAACCGGAGCGGCACCGCCGTGCTGATGGCCACTCACAATTATCAGTTCGTCGAACACCACAAAGCCCGGCTGCTGAAGTGCGAGCGGGGGCATTTGCTCGACTCCGCCAAAGAAACCGTGCGCCTCTCCAACGCTTGA
- a CDS encoding plastocyanin/azurin family copper-binding protein, with translation MTSINHQLTLFGVLIAALLCVPQAIASPPVYPPPADTTVAIRAIEGLQYDVVRFVVAPGTRVTLTLENDDDMAHNMLITQPGERLAVVQRALTLAPATNYIPDTALVLFALPVVEPGETRTLTFTAPQQEGVYPYVCTLPGHGFIMYGAIYVQNLPMPPLANDPHIPPQRAKEGVIAQPESPHPYPMRLPMLYRTFMPECSPAAIAVGLPGDLSYCWDAGQCRLRYAWAGGFVDNTEHWKGNGNAFSKVIGTIYYRDCTPYPWDMGQTDSVPQTQFKGYRLVERYPEFNYTVEGVEVHERIYPLTDSVGLRREFRFGPTSAPFYLATTPNDGVVYRASTGTWEGARLKLPAGTRTLTLEMVKSAPEHVHP, from the coding sequence GTGACCTCCATCAACCACCAGCTAACACTTTTTGGCGTGCTGATTGCGGCGCTTCTGTGCGTCCCCCAGGCCATCGCCAGTCCGCCAGTCTACCCTCCACCTGCCGATACGACGGTGGCCATCCGCGCCATCGAAGGACTGCAATACGACGTGGTCCGCTTCGTGGTTGCACCCGGCACGCGCGTGACCCTGACGTTGGAAAACGACGACGACATGGCGCACAACATGCTCATTACGCAACCGGGCGAGCGTCTCGCCGTGGTGCAACGCGCGCTGACCCTCGCGCCCGCCACTAACTACATTCCCGACACGGCGCTGGTGCTGTTTGCGCTTCCGGTGGTAGAGCCTGGCGAAACCCGCACGCTGACCTTTACGGCACCGCAACAGGAGGGGGTCTATCCTTACGTTTGCACCCTGCCGGGCCACGGCTTTATTATGTACGGGGCCATATACGTACAAAACCTGCCGATGCCGCCGTTGGCCAACGATCCGCACATTCCGCCGCAGCGTGCCAAGGAGGGCGTGATCGCCCAACCGGAATCGCCACACCCGTACCCGATGCGGCTGCCGATGCTTTACCGGACGTTCATGCCCGAATGCAGTCCGGCCGCCATCGCTGTCGGCCTGCCCGGCGATTTGTCCTATTGCTGGGATGCGGGCCAGTGCCGCCTGCGCTACGCCTGGGCCGGGGGCTTTGTGGACAACACCGAGCACTGGAAAGGAAACGGCAACGCCTTTTCGAAGGTCATCGGTACGATCTATTACCGCGACTGCACGCCTTATCCCTGGGACATGGGCCAAACCGACAGCGTCCCGCAGACGCAGTTCAAAGGCTACCGGCTGGTGGAGCGCTACCCGGAATTCAACTACACCGTCGAAGGGGTGGAGGTACACGAACGAATTTATCCCCTGACCGATTCGGTCGGCTTGCGCCGGGAATTCCGGTTCGGACCCACCTCCGCACCGTTCTATTTGGCCACCACGCCGAACGATGGCGTCGTGTACCGTGCGTCGACCGGTACGTGGGAAGGCGCTCGGCTGAAACTACCGGCCGGAACGCGCACCCTGACCCTCGAGATGGTAAAATCCGCTCCCGAACACGTACACCCATGA
- a CDS encoding cold-shock protein codes for MNQGKVKFFNESKGFGFIVDNNSSQEYFVHVTGLIDEIRQDDEVVFNLKEGKKGLNAVDVKLA; via the coding sequence ATGAACCAAGGAAAAGTAAAGTTCTTCAATGAATCAAAAGGTTTTGGCTTTATTGTAGACAACAATTCGTCTCAAGAGTATTTCGTACACGTTACGGGCCTGATCGACGAGATCCGTCAGGACGACGAAGTAGTTTTTAACCTGAAAGAAGGGAAGAAAGGTCTTAACGCCGTTGACGTAAAGCTGGCGTAA
- a CDS encoding tetratricopeptide repeat protein produces MNWKVVLLTLLVGFSGVYDASAQRRKKKDEPAAETTTTPATPAATSTPTAPSLDPYAVQEQVFEQSLKYNDGDVAVQALYNMMALHPQEETLKDTLAYLYFNLNRYSSCLFVARDIVDVRPNNLEMVEIKAISEKNLGLLAEAVSSYEKLYMNTENVYHLYELATLQFQLKRYNEARNSLAMLEKHKDAATQQVTLSAGQRQQSQQVPILAAVYNLQGVLNQETGNDAEAKAKYQKALELFPDFALAKGNLAAMNQPAQK; encoded by the coding sequence ATGAATTGGAAAGTAGTCCTGCTGACGCTCCTGGTCGGCTTTAGTGGCGTGTACGACGCCTCCGCACAGCGCCGTAAAAAGAAAGACGAACCCGCCGCGGAAACCACGACCACCCCCGCAACGCCGGCCGCCACTTCGACTCCGACGGCCCCTTCGCTCGATCCGTATGCCGTGCAGGAACAGGTGTTTGAGCAGTCGCTGAAATACAACGACGGCGACGTGGCCGTGCAGGCCCTCTACAACATGATGGCGCTGCACCCGCAGGAAGAAACCCTGAAGGATACGCTGGCCTACCTCTATTTCAACCTGAATCGGTATTCGTCCTGCCTGTTCGTGGCTCGCGACATTGTCGACGTACGCCCCAACAACCTGGAGATGGTGGAGATCAAAGCCATTTCGGAGAAGAACCTGGGCTTGTTGGCCGAGGCCGTGAGTTCGTACGAAAAACTGTACATGAATACCGAAAACGTGTACCACCTCTACGAACTGGCCACGCTCCAGTTCCAGTTGAAGCGCTACAACGAAGCACGCAACTCGCTGGCCATGTTGGAGAAGCACAAGGATGCCGCTACGCAGCAGGTCACGCTGTCGGCCGGGCAACGGCAGCAGTCGCAACAGGTCCCGATTCTGGCGGCAGTGTACAACCTGCAAGGGGTGCTGAATCAGGAAACCGGCAACGATGCCGAGGCCAAGGCCAAGTACCAGAAAGCACTCGAACTGTTCCCGGATTTTGCGCTGGCGAAGGGCAACCTGGCGGCCATGAACCAACCGGCGCAGAAATAA
- a CDS encoding glycosyltransferase family 2 protein, with the protein MPDRLLSILIPVYNTDATPLVNALQAQLRHAAPGGEIRVYDDASPDETYHSRHGRLADDPAITYRKLAQNVGRARMRNLLAEEATGEWLLFLDADSAVPHGDFLKHYLKRSNQAHVLAGGTYYTPRLPSPAVALRWHYGRHREQRTAADRALHPYRSLTLNNLLIRRDVFLSIRLDETLRTYGHEDTRFGWELAQRRVPLLHIDNPVLHLGLEPNAVFLNKTREGVRNLKKLYRQEGLGQDTALVQAAHRLEPKSLQRLFIRTYDALAPLIEQNLHATSPSLRAFDLFKLREWFRDDS; encoded by the coding sequence ATGCCTGATCGCCTGCTTTCCATCCTCATTCCGGTCTACAACACGGACGCGACCCCGCTGGTCAACGCGCTGCAAGCCCAATTGCGTCATGCCGCCCCCGGGGGGGAAATCAGGGTATACGACGACGCTTCGCCCGACGAAACGTACCATTCCCGTCATGGCCGGTTGGCAGACGACCCAGCCATCACTTACCGAAAACTTGCACAAAACGTGGGCCGCGCCCGGATGCGGAACCTGCTGGCCGAAGAGGCTACCGGCGAGTGGCTCTTGTTCCTCGATGCCGACTCGGCTGTACCGCACGGCGATTTTCTGAAACATTACCTGAAGCGAAGCAACCAGGCACACGTGCTCGCCGGTGGCACGTATTACACGCCTCGCCTCCCCTCGCCTGCCGTTGCGTTACGCTGGCACTACGGCCGCCACCGCGAACAACGCACCGCTGCCGACCGCGCCCTCCATCCGTACCGAAGTCTGACCCTCAACAACCTGTTGATTCGTCGGGATGTGTTTTTGTCCATCAGGCTGGACGAAACCCTGCGGACCTACGGCCACGAGGATACACGCTTCGGCTGGGAACTGGCGCAACGGCGAGTTCCGCTGTTGCACATCGACAACCCGGTGCTGCACCTGGGGCTGGAACCCAATGCGGTCTTTCTGAACAAAACGCGCGAGGGCGTGCGCAACCTGAAAAAATTGTACCGGCAGGAAGGACTGGGCCAGGACACGGCCCTGGTACAAGCGGCCCATCGCCTGGAACCCAAGTCTTTACAGCGGCTTTTCATACGCACCTACGATGCTCTGGCGCCGCTCATCGAGCAAAACCTACACGCCACGTCGCCTTCGCTGCGGGCGTTCGATCTGTTCAAACTACGGGAATGGTTTCGGGACGATTCCTAA
- a CDS encoding Hsp20/alpha crystallin family protein, which produces MYRKHYGAGSGSDFGPAWKRGSYEHFNKFWKGMQQNFYRRPKYNIPLNIVEKDTFYEVYVYAVTFSKENISISVVDDVLYISGTRTVDEGNLPNFSRQEYPIKSFERMLNLNGQVDPTDIKARQEDGVLIITLPKSPEAQKPEQKITID; this is translated from the coding sequence ATGTACAGAAAACACTATGGCGCAGGCAGCGGCTCCGACTTCGGACCGGCCTGGAAACGAGGCTCTTACGAGCATTTTAACAAGTTTTGGAAAGGGATGCAGCAGAATTTTTACCGCCGCCCCAAGTACAACATTCCGCTCAACATCGTCGAAAAAGATACTTTCTATGAGGTGTATGTGTATGCGGTGACGTTCTCAAAAGAGAACATCTCCATTTCGGTCGTCGACGACGTGCTCTACATCAGCGGCACGCGCACAGTCGACGAAGGAAACCTGCCGAATTTTAGTCGTCAGGAGTACCCGATCAAATCGTTTGAGCGCATGCTGAATCTGAACGGGCAGGTCGACCCGACCGACATCAAAGCCCGGCAGGAAGATGGGGTGCTGATCATCACGCTGCCGAAATCGCCGGAAGCGCAGAAGCCCGAACAGAAGATTACGATTGATTAA
- a CDS encoding CCA tRNA nucleotidyltransferase, whose amino-acid sequence MNFAATLRENPVFPHVAEAARRLGVETYVVGGWVRDLLLKRPCKDIDFVCVGSGIALAQTLADQLPGHVPLNVFKNFGTAMLRWDEWELEFVGARKESYRSESRKPIVEDGTLEDDQQRRDFTINALAISLNEATFGDLIDPFDGVGDLKRKMIRTPLDPDITFSDDPLRMMRAIRFASQLNFDIHPDTFDALRTNAARLDIVSQERIIGELNKIILSPTPSYGFKLLYHAGLLERIFPELIELAGVETVDGKGHKDNFYHTLQVLDNVAEVSDDLWLRWAALMHDIAKPATKRFDKRAGWTFHGHEDLGTRMVPKLFRRMKLPMNEHMKFVQKLVRLHLRPIALVKDEVTDSAIRRLIVDADEALDALMQLCRADITSKNPQRVRRHLQNFNKVEKRILEVEETDRLRNFQPAVTGEHIMQTFGLPPSRQVGELKSELREAILEGHIKNTFADGYPFLLKLGEQRGLPVQKQLPDPQA is encoded by the coding sequence ATGAATTTTGCCGCCACTTTACGAGAGAATCCTGTTTTTCCACACGTCGCCGAGGCCGCTCGCCGCTTAGGCGTCGAAACCTACGTGGTGGGCGGGTGGGTGCGCGATCTGCTGCTGAAACGCCCCTGTAAAGACATCGACTTCGTGTGCGTTGGCAGTGGCATTGCCCTAGCGCAGACGCTGGCCGATCAGTTGCCGGGCCACGTGCCGCTCAACGTTTTCAAAAATTTCGGGACCGCCATGTTGCGCTGGGACGAGTGGGAGCTGGAGTTTGTGGGCGCCCGTAAGGAATCGTACCGGAGCGAATCGCGCAAACCGATTGTGGAAGACGGCACGCTGGAAGACGACCAGCAGCGACGCGATTTTACCATCAACGCCCTGGCCATCAGCCTGAACGAAGCTACATTCGGCGATCTGATCGACCCGTTCGACGGAGTAGGTGACCTGAAGCGGAAGATGATTCGGACGCCGCTCGATCCCGACATTACCTTTTCGGACGATCCGTTGCGGATGATGCGGGCCATCCGGTTTGCCAGTCAGTTGAACTTCGACATTCACCCCGATACGTTCGATGCCCTGCGCACCAACGCCGCGCGGCTCGACATTGTATCGCAGGAGCGGATCATCGGTGAGTTGAACAAGATCATCCTCTCCCCCACGCCTTCGTACGGCTTCAAGCTCCTCTACCACGCCGGGCTGCTGGAGCGCATCTTCCCGGAGCTGATTGAACTGGCCGGCGTCGAGACGGTCGACGGCAAGGGCCATAAGGATAATTTCTACCATACGTTGCAGGTGCTGGACAACGTTGCCGAGGTGTCGGACGACCTGTGGCTGCGCTGGGCCGCCCTCATGCACGACATTGCCAAACCGGCCACCAAACGTTTCGATAAACGCGCGGGCTGGACCTTCCACGGCCACGAGGACCTGGGGACCCGGATGGTGCCCAAACTGTTCCGGCGGATGAAACTGCCCATGAACGAACACATGAAGTTCGTGCAGAAGCTGGTACGCCTCCACCTCCGTCCCATCGCGCTGGTGAAGGACGAAGTCACCGATTCGGCGATCCGGCGGTTGATTGTCGATGCCGATGAGGCCCTCGACGCGCTGATGCAGCTCTGCCGGGCCGACATCACGTCGAAAAATCCGCAGCGTGTTCGCCGCCATTTGCAAAATTTCAACAAGGTGGAGAAGCGCATCCTGGAAGTGGAGGAAACCGACCGCCTGCGCAATTTCCAACCGGCCGTAACGGGCGAGCACATTATGCAAACGTTCGGCCTACCCCCGTCGCGCCAGGTAGGCGAACTCAAATCCGAACTGCGGGAAGCCATTCTGGAGGGGCACATCAAAAACACGTTCGCGGACGGTTATCCGTTCCTGCTGAAACTGGGTGAGCAGCGCGGCTTGCCGGTACAAAAACAGCTGCCTGACCCGCAGGCCTGA
- the guaA gene encoding glutamine-hydrolyzing GMP synthase yields the protein MTEQILIFDFGSQYTQLIARRVRELNVYCEIHPYTELPFLTLDASVKGVILSGSPCSVRDTGAPNPKLKGVRGHVPVLGVCYGAQLMVNQEHGVVEPSQVREYGRARLTHVDSENPLFKGMDSKAVVWMSHADTILKLPEHLNVIASTESVEYAAYQIQDEQTYGIQFHPEVTHTAEGKQLLHNFVVGICGCSQDWTPAHFVEDTVRELREKLGDDKVVLGLSGGVDSSVAAMLIHRAIGKNLHCIFVNNGLLRKNEFEQVLHSYKDLGLNVKGVDASKDFYVALAGKTDPEHKRKAIGRVFIEVFDKEAHRIKDVKWLGQGTIYPDVIESVSVKGPSATIKSHHNVGGLPEKMHLKVVEPLNTLFKDEVREVGRELGLPETILGRHPFPGPGLAIRILGEITEEKVRILQNVDDLFIKGLKKTGLYDEVWQAGAILLPVQSVGVMGDERTYENVVALRAVTSVDGMTADWAHLPYEFLADVSNDIINKVKGVNRVVYDISSKPPATIEWE from the coding sequence ATGACCGAGCAAATCCTGATCTTCGATTTCGGTTCGCAATACACGCAATTGATTGCCCGCCGCGTGCGCGAACTCAACGTCTACTGCGAAATTCACCCTTACACCGAACTGCCTTTTCTGACCCTCGACGCCTCGGTGAAGGGGGTGATCCTTTCGGGAAGTCCCTGTTCCGTGCGCGATACGGGTGCGCCCAATCCGAAGTTGAAAGGCGTACGCGGCCACGTCCCGGTGTTGGGTGTGTGCTACGGAGCGCAACTCATGGTCAATCAGGAACATGGCGTGGTGGAGCCCTCGCAGGTGCGGGAGTACGGCCGGGCCCGCCTGACCCACGTCGATAGCGAAAACCCTTTGTTCAAAGGGATGGACAGCAAGGCGGTGGTGTGGATGTCGCACGCCGACACCATCCTGAAACTGCCCGAGCACCTGAACGTGATCGCCTCAACCGAATCGGTCGAATATGCGGCGTATCAGATCCAGGACGAGCAGACCTACGGCATTCAGTTCCACCCGGAAGTGACGCACACGGCCGAAGGCAAGCAGTTGCTACACAATTTTGTGGTGGGCATTTGCGGCTGTTCGCAGGACTGGACGCCGGCGCACTTTGTGGAAGATACGGTACGGGAATTGCGCGAAAAGTTGGGCGACGACAAAGTGGTGCTGGGGCTGTCGGGCGGCGTCGACTCGTCCGTAGCGGCGATGCTGATTCACCGCGCCATCGGCAAAAACCTCCACTGCATTTTCGTAAACAACGGTCTGTTGCGGAAAAACGAGTTTGAGCAGGTGCTGCATTCGTACAAAGACCTGGGTCTGAACGTGAAAGGGGTCGATGCCTCCAAAGATTTTTACGTGGCTCTGGCGGGAAAAACCGATCCGGAACACAAGCGGAAGGCCATCGGGCGGGTATTTATCGAAGTCTTCGACAAGGAGGCGCACCGGATCAAAGACGTGAAGTGGCTTGGCCAGGGCACGATCTATCCCGACGTGATCGAGTCGGTGTCGGTCAAAGGTCCCTCGGCCACCATCAAATCGCACCACAACGTCGGCGGTTTGCCCGAAAAAATGCACCTGAAGGTGGTCGAACCGCTCAATACCCTGTTCAAAGACGAAGTGCGGGAAGTGGGCCGCGAACTGGGTCTGCCCGAAACCATTCTGGGTCGGCACCCGTTCCCCGGACCGGGGCTGGCGATCCGCATCCTGGGCGAAATCACCGAAGAAAAGGTACGCATCCTGCAAAACGTCGACGACTTGTTCATCAAAGGCTTGAAGAAAACCGGCCTCTACGACGAAGTCTGGCAGGCGGGCGCCATCCTGTTGCCGGTCCAGTCGGTCGGGGTGATGGGCGACGAACGAACGTACGAAAACGTGGTCGCGCTGCGGGCCGTAACCTCGGTCGACGGCATGACGGCCGACTGGGCGCACCTGCCGTACGAGTTTCTGGCCGACGTGTCGAACGACATCATCAACAAAGTGAAGGGCGTCAACCGCGTGGTCTACGATATTTCGTCCAAGCCGCCCGCCACCATCGAGTGGGAGTAA
- a CDS encoding peptidoglycan DD-metalloendopeptidase family protein — MKPLLYTSLLLLSTFATRAQSFRFQGGGEYAVTSPCVSPAQLQTIERTLQTRVAQLRKQGKLAPALRQATAAATQFAWPMRQAEGFHYPSYYGISNYVDLHADATLGDWNCQQRTYEGHQGTDYFLWPFNMNMMADEQVEVVAAAAGVVVEKHDGEFDQSCDTSSASGLPNYVILMHEDGTYSFYLHLKKNSVTPKPVGANVASGEFIGYVGSSGYSTGPHLHFEVRDPELNTLDPYQGTCNNRPSMWVEQKPYYDSRINALMTHRAVMQFNPCPQLHEMHVQDQFMPGDTFYFAAYYHDQRQGQVTRFRLFDPNGNVATDWTMNLDQPHYVASYWYWQFFLSPEALPGTWHFEAIYEDEVTTHTIQVGAPTAAAGNQYAQQRVRLFPNPTADQFTVSAQAPIQHVVVYNVLGAAERTLPGAGQREIRVGALRKGIYFVKIWFEDGRYLARKMVVE; from the coding sequence ATGAAACCCCTCCTCTACACGTCTCTCCTCTTGCTGTCCACGTTTGCCACCCGGGCCCAATCGTTTCGCTTCCAGGGAGGCGGCGAATATGCCGTGACCTCGCCGTGTGTTTCGCCCGCGCAGCTGCAGACCATCGAGCGTACGCTCCAAACCCGGGTGGCGCAACTCCGAAAACAAGGAAAGTTGGCCCCCGCCCTGCGGCAGGCTACGGCGGCCGCTACTCAGTTCGCGTGGCCCATGCGCCAGGCCGAAGGCTTCCACTACCCGTCGTATTACGGCATCAGCAACTACGTAGACCTGCACGCAGACGCCACGCTGGGCGACTGGAACTGCCAGCAACGCACGTACGAGGGGCACCAGGGGACCGACTATTTTCTGTGGCCGTTCAACATGAACATGATGGCCGACGAACAGGTCGAGGTAGTGGCGGCAGCGGCGGGCGTGGTGGTCGAAAAGCACGACGGCGAGTTCGACCAGAGCTGCGACACCAGTTCGGCCAGCGGGTTACCCAACTACGTCATCCTGATGCACGAGGACGGCACCTACAGCTTCTACCTCCACCTCAAGAAAAACTCCGTCACGCCGAAACCCGTCGGAGCCAACGTGGCTTCCGGCGAATTTATCGGATACGTGGGCAGTTCGGGCTACTCGACCGGGCCGCACCTGCACTTCGAAGTACGCGACCCTGAGCTGAACACGCTCGATCCGTATCAGGGTACGTGCAACAACCGCCCCTCGATGTGGGTCGAGCAAAAGCCGTATTACGACTCGCGCATCAACGCGCTGATGACCCACCGGGCGGTGATGCAGTTCAACCCCTGTCCCCAACTCCACGAGATGCACGTGCAGGATCAGTTCATGCCGGGCGATACGTTCTACTTCGCGGCCTACTACCACGACCAGCGCCAGGGGCAAGTCACGCGTTTCAGGCTGTTCGACCCGAACGGCAACGTGGCCACCGACTGGACGATGAACCTGGACCAGCCGCACTACGTGGCTTCTTACTGGTACTGGCAGTTTTTCCTGTCGCCGGAAGCGCTGCCCGGTACGTGGCACTTCGAGGCGATCTACGAGGATGAAGTAACGACCCACACGATTCAGGTAGGCGCCCCGACCGCTGCGGCGGGCAATCAGTACGCCCAGCAGCGCGTTCGGCTCTTCCCCAACCCCACCGCCGATCAATTTACCGTATCGGCCCAGGCCCCGATTCAGCACGTGGTGGTCTACAACGTGCTGGGAGCCGCAGAGCGTACACTGCCAGGCGCGGGGCAGCGCGAAATCCGCGTAGGGGCGCTCCGAAAGGGCATTTACTTCGTAAAAATCTGGTTTGAAGACGGCCGCTACCTGGCCCGAAAAATGGTGGTGGAGTGA
- a CDS encoding RNA polymerase sigma factor, translating to MEAVLQDINVLLVERCRQGDRKAQHELYARYARAMLNVAMRLVNDYGVAEDLLQESFVDAFTKIHQFKGESSFGLWLKRIVINNALNFLRKYQRQPLVVTDQFDEEQPHEEPDEPVYPYDVDQVHRTIQGLPDGYRLVFTLYCLEGYDHGEIGQILNISEQTSKSQYNRARKKIRELLNG from the coding sequence TTGGAAGCTGTCTTGCAAGACATTAACGTGCTCCTGGTTGAACGATGCCGACAAGGTGACCGCAAGGCGCAGCATGAGCTGTACGCCCGGTACGCCCGGGCCATGCTGAACGTGGCCATGAGGCTCGTGAACGACTATGGTGTGGCCGAAGATCTACTGCAGGAATCGTTTGTGGATGCGTTTACTAAAATTCATCAGTTCAAAGGCGAAAGTTCGTTCGGCCTGTGGCTGAAGCGGATCGTGATCAACAACGCCCTCAATTTTCTGCGGAAGTACCAGCGACAGCCGTTGGTAGTGACCGATCAGTTCGACGAGGAACAGCCGCACGAGGAACCAGACGAGCCCGTGTATCCGTACGATGTCGACCAGGTACACCGTACCATTCAGGGCCTGCCCGACGGCTACCGGCTGGTGTTTACCCTCTACTGCCTGGAAGGGTACGATCACGGCGAAATCGGACAGATTCTGAACATTTCGGAGCAGACGTCGAAATCGCAGTACAACCGCGCCCGCAAGAAGATTCGAGAACTACTTAACGGATAG
- a CDS encoding RNA polymerase sigma factor: MEDPVDVRREPPGQKTVQIVSDYGKRLFRFIRGRVKSDEDAEDILQEVWYQLSNVVNLDEIEQMSGWLFRVARNKIIDRSRKRTPEALEDFRYQDEDGDFSFKEILLADTTNPELEFLRDAFWEELFAALDELPENQRQVFIWNELEDMTLQQIADQTGEKLKTIISRKGYAVKHLRRRLASLYNEFLS, encoded by the coding sequence ATGGAAGATCCTGTCGACGTACGAAGAGAGCCGCCTGGGCAAAAGACTGTCCAGATCGTCAGCGACTACGGGAAGCGCCTGTTTCGTTTCATCCGGGGCCGGGTGAAGTCGGACGAGGACGCCGAAGACATCTTGCAGGAAGTCTGGTATCAGCTGAGCAACGTGGTCAACCTTGACGAAATTGAGCAGATGAGCGGCTGGCTGTTCCGAGTGGCGCGCAACAAGATCATCGACCGGAGCCGCAAACGCACCCCCGAAGCGCTGGAAGATTTTCGTTATCAGGACGAAGACGGCGACTTTTCGTTCAAGGAGATTCTGCTGGCCGACACGACCAACCCCGAGTTGGAATTTCTGCGCGATGCGTTCTGGGAAGAACTGTTCGCCGCGCTGGACGAACTTCCCGAAAACCAACGGCAGGTGTTTATCTGGAACGAGCTGGAAGACATGACGTTGCAACAGATCGCCGACCAGACGGGCGAAAAGCTAAAGACAATCATTTCCCGGAAGGGCTACGCCGTCAAACACCTGCGCCGACGGCTGGCTTCGCTCTACAACGAATTTTTATCGTAA
- a CDS encoding fructose-6-phosphate aldolase — protein sequence MYILKVKGKAKIPDYIQLRDEKFVLIAYFRADRPLKNLEKYGLEGKEEAMRKLIDELPFGKLQPLTI from the coding sequence ATGTACATCCTGAAAGTAAAGGGCAAGGCCAAAATTCCTGATTACATTCAGTTGCGTGACGAGAAGTTCGTCCTGATTGCCTATTTCCGGGCCGACCGGCCGCTCAAAAACCTGGAGAAATACGGGTTGGAGGGCAAAGAGGAGGCCATGCGAAAGCTGATCGACGAACTGCCCTTCGGCAAACTGCAACCCCTTACCATTTGA
- the fsa gene encoding fructose-6-phosphate aldolase — protein MKFFIDTANLDEIREAYELGVLDGVTTNPSLMAKEGVTGKDNIFKHYRAICEIVDDNVSAEVVATTFDEIIAEGEELAEIHEKIVVKVPMIRDGVKAIKYLSQKGIRTNCTLVFSAGQAILAAKAGASYVSPFMGRLDDIGSDGLDLIEQIMQIYRNYGFATEVLAASVRHVMHLIRCAEIGADVVTCPLNVITGLLKHPLTDSGLEKFLSDYRKGNPEYKEALKA, from the coding sequence ATGAAATTTTTCATTGATACAGCGAACCTGGACGAAATCCGCGAAGCCTACGAACTCGGCGTTCTCGACGGTGTGACGACCAACCCCTCTTTGATGGCCAAGGAAGGCGTAACGGGCAAAGACAATATTTTCAAGCACTACCGCGCGATCTGCGAAATCGTGGACGATAACGTAAGCGCCGAGGTGGTAGCCACCACGTTTGACGAGATCATCGCCGAAGGCGAAGAGCTGGCCGAAATCCACGAGAAAATTGTGGTAAAGGTGCCGATGATCCGCGACGGCGTGAAGGCAATCAAGTACCTGAGTCAGAAAGGCATCCGCACCAACTGCACGCTGGTCTTTTCGGCCGGACAGGCCATTCTGGCTGCCAAAGCCGGGGCCTCGTACGTATCGCCGTTCATGGGCCGCCTCGACGACATCGGCAGCGACGGCCTGGACCTGATCGAGCAGATCATGCAGATCTACCGCAACTACGGCTTTGCCACGGAAGTACTCGCCGCGTCGGTGCGCCACGTGATGCACCTGATCCGCTGCGCCGAAATTGGTGCCGATGTGGTCACCTGCCCACTGAACGTCATCACCGGTCTGTTGAAGCACCCTCTGACCGACAGTGGTCTGGAAAAGTTCCTGTCCGACTACCGGAAAGGCAACCCCGAATACAAAGAAGCCTTAAAGGCGTAA